TACTTTGTCACTTACACCATTGAGTCCATGCTTGAGTTTCTGTGGATCGAGGAGGTCGCACACGAGGACACCAGCTACAAAGTCCTCTTCCCTATCACAACACCTCCGATGGCCAGGCCTCCACAAGTTTGCAACTATGAGTCTGGTTTAGTTAAATAGTGCCTATGGTAATTTGGGATGCCTGGGTTGTTCATTAGGCACAAAACAGAAGAAAATGTACTGAAACGGGGAGGCAATACCCAGACATATCCAATAACAAAATGTCAATTTTCAACTTCCATTGTACCGCATTGCACAATGTTTTCCTTTGTTTGCCATTGAACAGACACACCCTTAGACACAGTTCCTGAGCAGGCAGTGTTTGTGCTTGAGTTGTGGACCTTCAACCTTGATTGGGAGCTGCTGAACATCCACtttgagtctacaacccacacaagtggctcaggtagtgcagctcatccaggatgggacatcaatgcaagctgtggcaagaaggtttgctgtgtcagcgcagtgtccagagcatggaggcactaccaggagacaggccagtacatcaggagatgtggagcaggctgtaggagggcaacaacccagcagcaggaccgctacctctgcctttgtgcaaggagcagcaggaggagcactgccagagccctgcaaaatgacttccagcaggccacaaatgtgcatgtgtctgctcaaacggtcagaaacagactccatgaaggtggtatgagggcctgacgtctacaggtgagggttgtgcttacagcccaacactgtgcaggacgtttggcatttgccagagaacaccaagattgtcgaatttgccactggcgccctgtgctcttcacagatgaaagcaggttcacactgagcacatatttgacagtctggagacgccgtggagaacgttctgctgcctacaacatcctccagcatgaccggtttggcagtggttcagacatggtgtggggtggcattaaTTTGGGGGGGcctcacagccctccatgtgctcgccagaggtagcctgactgccattaggtaccgagatgagatcctcagaccccttgagACCATAtgcaatgctagacctcatgtggctggaagaggaaggcattgatgctacggactggcccgcccgttccccagacctgagcacatctgggacatcatgtctcgctccatccaccaatgccacgttgcacactgtccaggagttggatgCTTTAGTctgggagatccctcaggagaccatccgccacctcatcaggagcatgcccaggcattgtagtgaggtcatacaggcacctggaggccacacacacacaactgagcctcattttgacttgttttaaggacattacatcaaagttggatcagcctgtagtgtggttttttgagtgactccaaatccagacctccatgggttgataaatttgatttccattgataatttgtgtgattttttgtcagcacattcaactatgtaaagaaaagtatttaataagaatatttctttcattcagatctaggatgttttattttagtgttccctttatttttttgagcagtgtatatagatTGTTTTAATAGTCCCCATATGTACTCAGTTGTCAGTTGTTGTTGAATAAGGTTCTGTTACAACAATGCTATCAATTGACCAATGCTTTTAACTTCACTCGAAAGAAGGACGGAACAAGGTGTCACAACCTTCACTCTTCAACTGATCTACGGCCTGGTCATCTTTCCAGAAAGCGCTGCATGCATGAGCTTACACTTTCtacatattccccaaggtgtccacagcattgtgatgtctttttacgcatttatgttgaagaatagccgtaagggaccacattgagcaagtggtcacatgactcccgcagaaaatcttgcttAAAGTACAgcggtagccattattccaatctcttctaatgagaaaccaattttcccggtggatatattatcgaatagatgtgaaaaacacctttgaggattgattctaaacaacgtttgccatgtttgtcgattATTATGTAGCTAATATGGAGAAAAattggcgttgtagtgactgcattttccgatcgattctcagccaaacgtgaagaacggaactatttcgcctacaaaaaaaactttggaaaaaaggaacatttgctaactgggagtctcctgagtgaaaacatccaaagttcttcaaaaggtaaatgatttaaatttgattgcttttcatttttgtgaaaatgttgcctgctgctagcagggcataatgctatgctaggctatgataaacttacacaaatgcatgtctagcgttggctgtaaagcatattttgaaaatctgagatgacagtgtgattaacaaaaggctaagctgtgtctcaatatatttcatttgtgattttcatgaataggaagattttctaggaagatttgtccgttgcgttatgctaattagtgtcagatgatgatggATGATGGACCCGTTCACGGGCTGGGAGTCACTACAggttaatgaacacaaccctgtttGTCCTTGTAGTGCCACCCTCAGTCACTGGCAACTGTGATCAGGAGAACTTCCACATCACTGTGGACTACAGGAACCAAGAGCCCTTTTTCGTAGTCTTGGTTGGCAAGCGGCTGCTTTCCCATGAGCTTGCTCAACAGTATTTAAGAGGGCGACGCAGACTTCACCATCACGTTGCCCTTCTCGTCGCCGGACGCAGTGTTTGAGGTACGACGCTCTCCCAAAACATGTTAACCTAAATTGCTGCAGCTAGCCTCGCTTTTCTTAACTTGTATACAATATTGGACTAATGAACTCTCCCATTGGTTCCCAGTCGGTTCACTCGTCCTCTGTCAGGAGCAGACTGGATGTGGCTCTGTTGCATCCTTACAACAAATACTTTTCCATGGCTTGCAGCTTCATCAAAACGCCGACTGGTTGGTTCTCAAACAATTACCTCCAATAAATAGTCGTTTGACATTGTTACCAAACCTGGGTTCCTTGCAAATACTGTGTGTCTAATAGTAGTGCCAGATGGGCATGGTTTGCACTTTTGGTGCTATTCCATTGGTTCTACTGTGCTCGGCAAGCTCAATTAAGTGTAACAAATACAGAACCCAGGTCTGATGGCTACCAGTCTTACTCCCCCACCTCCAAGAGTGTTTCTCTAACGGAACGATGACTGCGGTGAAGGTAGAGTCTGCTCCCGGTCTGAACCCTGGTCAGCTGACCCTGAGCGACCCTGCCTGTGGTCCCACCTACAGCGACAATCGTTTCGCCTACTTCCACTTCACTGTGAACTCCTGTGGCACCACCAGGAAGGTAAAATGACTATTACCCTGAGGTGATGGGAACTGTATTTATGGACTGTTTGCTTCTGCAGGCTGTAAAAAGCAATTCCCCTCTACTACATTGTTGATAAACTATGTCATGCTGTATGAGAACGAAATCTCCTTGCCAGATGAACTTGAGGTGAAGCTGAATGCAACGACGTCTTCAGGAGGAATATCAGTAAGTCTATTACGCATCACAATTGTAGCTATTAGCTTTTATAGGGTGTTTTTTTTACCTTCACCAATTGCTCAATACTTTGTAGACAGGGAAAATGTGCCTTTACTACCAGTGTGTCCACTCCACTGCTTGAAGTTGCCTACATCCCTCTTTTTAGGTTAAAGGTTTCCTGCTACTACGTGGCCAACATCACTCGCACATTGGCCTTCCTGACCAGGCCGCGTAACAAGCCTTTTGCCGAGACTGGGGTGGGTCGACAAATGGTCAGAATGAGACTCGCTCAGAGTAACGGTGCACAAATTCAGAATTTCAACTTGACCCCTAGCCTCTAAAAGAATCTTGGAAGGTCTCCTTTACAAAACTATTCCCAAAAATGTAAGCCTTATGATATTACTCTTGCGTCCTGAGATCTACAGCTGTGGCTATGGAGTAACGGTGAGGAGctgatttgggggggggggggggtagtgttgGCTATAAATGGCTTGTGTTCATCGGGGCACAACAGGATATGATAAACAAACGTTTCTTAAATGGACAAGTTCAGATGGTGCCCACTGAACACGACCCCCGGTTGTCTTGTTCTGTGTTCCAGACACCTCGTATAACACGTTCCACCAGGAGGAGGACTATCCAGTGGTGAGGTACCTGAGACAACCTCTGCACTTTGAGGTGGAGCTGACCACATCCTCTGACCCCAAGGTAGCGCTGGTGCTTGACCACTGCTGGGCCACCCTCAACGAGGACCGCGACTCCTGACCCCGGTGGAATCGCATCATTAATGGGTAACATGTTTTTGGGCCTAAACAAGTGTTATTCCACAGGTGTGGGTCCTGAGTAATTAGCAACCCATCATGCTTGGCAGGCCTTTTACTTTGGCTACTGTGGCTATGCCCCATCCATATGTCCTGAGTGGTCACAATGCTTCAAAACGATGTGAGCCGTGTGCGGTCTGTCACCAGATCTCCACCCAATTTAAcatttatgggagattctggcgCGTACGATCACtgagtggtccctgcagcgtaccatTGGAATGGAACGTATGTTGCAACAAACTACTCTACACCGCGTTCTGAAAAGCAGCTAAACAATGTCTTGTACTAATGAGAAATTAAGTTCTTCACAACTTTATTCCACCTTTCCTTGTAAAATATATAAATGTTCACGTTATCATCTAGTCTAAATAACAGGTTGACTTGTTTTACAATGTGATGCGGTACAAGGGAACCATATATATCTAGTTTAGAAAATATGGCATGCCGTTCACTGCGCCCGTTGCCTGAGATTGTAACTTAGTTTGGCCACTTCAGCATGTGACAAATTGTTGTACTTGTTACGGCGTACACATGACAAGTAGTTTACAGTTAACTAATCAAAAAGCCAATTGTTGTCACCCCAAATGCAACCGTAGCACAAAAGCTGAACAGAGTTGCAAGATATATA
Above is a genomic segment from Oncorhynchus masou masou isolate Uvic2021 chromosome 12, UVic_Omas_1.1, whole genome shotgun sequence containing:
- the LOC135549335 gene encoding zona pellucida sperm-binding protein 2-like, which produces MIWMDSAIPVEYLLFPEGVKVMYKIDFDIQTVPEQPTGGLKARCANFRRGAEGIDAKRLDTEEMAARNYSVLVTEAHIVEIPVGAVGGYFKSHIQDDQYFVTYTIESMLEFLWIEEVAHEDTSYKVLFPITTPPMARPPQVCNYESDTPLDTVPEQAVFVLELWTFNLDWELLNIHFESTTHTSGSEGDADFTITLPFSSPDAVFESVHSSSVRSRLDVALLHPYNKYFSMACSFIKTPTECFSNGTMTAVKVESAPGLNPGQLTLSDPACGPTYSDNRFAYFHFTVNSCGTTRKMNLRLKVSCYYVANITRTLAFLTRPRNKPFAETGVGRQMVRMRLAQNTSYNTFHQEEDYPVVRYLRQPLHFEVELTTSSDPKVALVLDHCWATLNEDRDS